The proteins below come from a single Eucalyptus grandis isolate ANBG69807.140 chromosome 3, ASM1654582v1, whole genome shotgun sequence genomic window:
- the LOC104436212 gene encoding LOW QUALITY PROTEIN: phospholipase A2-alpha (The sequence of the model RefSeq protein was modified relative to this genomic sequence to represent the inferred CDS: inserted 1 base in 1 codon), with translation MKSEREGSSVTVTEGGKGSAASLPPPLSDPWPPEEGNPHWFLRECSRKCESEFCSVPPFLRYGKYCGLLYSGCPGERXCDGLDACCMKHDACVQAKNNDYLSQECSQNLLNCMTNFKNLGGRTFTGSKCLVEDVVDVLSVVIEAALLAGRYLHKP, from the exons ATGAAGAGTGAGAGGGAAGGCAGCAGTGTCACCGTCACTGAGGGCGGCAAGGGTAGCGCAGCATCTCTGCCTCCTCCCCTCTCCGATCCGTGGCCACCAGa AGAAGGAAACCCACATTGGTTCTTACGTGAATGTAGCAGAAAATGCGAGTCCGAGTTCTGCTCAG TGCCTCCATTTCTGAGATATGGCAAGTATTGTGGGCTTCTGTACAGTGGATGTCCCGGGGAGA CCTGCGACGGCCTCGACGCTTGCTGCATGAAGCACGACGCCTGCGTTCAAGCCAAAAACA ATGACTATTTGAGCCAGGAGTGCAGCCAAAACTTACTGAACTGCATGACCAACTTCAAGAACTTGGGAGGCCGAACGTTTACAGGAAGCAAATGCCTAGTTGAGGATGTCGTCGACGTCCTCTCTGTTGTCATTGAAGCTGCTTTGCTTGCCGGGAGATACCTCCACAAGCCCTGA